In the Longimicrobiales bacterium genome, one interval contains:
- a CDS encoding UvrB/UvrC motif-containing protein, which produces MTCGNCGSTDAVVHLTQIVNDEISTHHLCEKCAAEKGLETAPQMQEQPLLDVLSKMTQESVAERDWGNGECSFCGMTYKDFKKTGRLGCPHCYETFGAALPALLRRIHGGSKHVGKVYLSPDPSASEMERRLEGLRRRLERAVQTEDFERAAEIRDQINTLEPV; this is translated from the coding sequence ATGACTTGTGGAAACTGTGGTTCGACCGATGCCGTCGTGCATCTCACGCAGATCGTCAATGATGAGATTTCGACACACCACCTTTGCGAGAAGTGTGCTGCGGAGAAGGGGCTTGAGACGGCCCCGCAGATGCAAGAACAGCCGCTGCTGGACGTCTTGTCGAAGATGACGCAGGAGTCGGTTGCTGAGCGCGACTGGGGAAACGGCGAATGCTCTTTTTGCGGCATGACCTACAAGGATTTCAAGAAGACCGGCCGTCTTGGTTGCCCGCACTGCTACGAGACGTTCGGGGCCGCGTTGCCCGCGCTGTTGCGAAGGATCCACGGCGGCTCGAAGCACGTCGGCAAGGTCTATCTGTCTCCGGATCCCAGCGCTTCGGAGATGGAACGCCGACTAGAAGGACTGCGCCGGAGACTCGAACGGGCTGTTCAGACTGAGGATTTC
- a CDS encoding ABC transporter ATP-binding protein → MSSETGAAPRGGTPTGAPLPLEARGLSKRFVGGDGSELVILDGLDLRLASGETVAVTGASGAGKSTLLHLLGALDQPTEGEVLIEGHAVAGLADEDLADLRNRRIGFVFQFHHLLREFTAVENVMMPALIAGQDPGSAEKVARELLVDVGLSARAEHKPRQLSGGEQQRVAVARALVNDPVVLLADEPSGNLDTETSGQLHDLLFGLSERRGLSLVVVTHNPDLAARADRALHMTAGRLHPAYAGQVR, encoded by the coding sequence ATGAGTAGCGAGACGGGTGCGGCGCCCAGAGGTGGCACACCCACAGGAGCGCCCCTACCCCTCGAGGCGAGGGGGCTGTCCAAGCGATTCGTGGGAGGGGACGGATCCGAACTCGTGATCCTCGACGGACTTGATCTGCGGTTGGCGAGTGGGGAGACTGTGGCGGTCACGGGCGCGAGTGGTGCAGGCAAATCGACACTCCTCCACTTGCTTGGTGCACTCGACCAGCCGACCGAAGGAGAAGTGCTCATTGAGGGCCATGCGGTGGCGGGGTTGGCAGACGAGGACCTCGCGGATCTGAGAAACCGTCGGATTGGGTTCGTCTTTCAATTTCACCACCTTCTGCGAGAATTCACCGCCGTCGAGAACGTCATGATGCCGGCGTTGATCGCCGGCCAAGATCCGGGGTCCGCTGAAAAAGTCGCGCGCGAGTTACTGGTGGACGTCGGACTCTCGGCACGTGCCGAGCACAAGCCGCGCCAGCTTTCGGGTGGTGAACAACAGCGGGTTGCGGTCGCCAGGGCCCTGGTGAACGATCCCGTCGTTCTGCTTGCCGACGAACCGTCCGGCAACCTCGATACGGAGACGAGCGGTCAGCTTCATGACCTGCTCTTCGGCCTGAGCGAGCGACGTGGCCTTTCACTCGTCGTCGTAACGCACAATCCCGATCTGGCCGCTCGTGCGGACCGCGCGCTGCACATGACGGCCGGTCGGCTCCATCCGGCGTACGCGGGGCAGGTACGATGA